The DNA window TCTCTGCTGCGCGACGAGATTGAAGGTTCGGGCATCCTGAGCAAAGACGACATCATCGAAGTGATGAAGAAGCTCATCGATATCCGTAACGGCAAGGGCGAAGTGGACGATATCGACCACTTGGGCAACCGTCGTATCCGCTCCGTCGGCGAAATGGCCGAGAACCAGTTCCGCGTAGGTCTGGTGCGTGTTGAGCGTGCGGTGAAAGAGCGTCTGTCTCTGGGCGATCTGGATACCCTGATGCCTCAGGACATGATCAACGCCAAGCCGATTTCGGCGGCGGTGAAAGAGTTCTTCGGCTCCAGCCAGCTGTCCCAGTTCATGGACCAGAACAACCCGTTGTCCGAGATCACGCACAAGCGTCGTATCTCCGCACTGGGCCCGGGCGGTCTGACCCGTGAGCGCGCCGGCTTTGAAGTTCGAGACGTACACCCGACCCACTACGGCCGCGTGTGCCCAATCGAAACGCCGGAAGGTCCAAACATCGGTCTGATCAACTCCCTGTCCGTGTACGCACAGACTAACGAGTATGGCTTCCTGGAAACCCCGTACCGCCGCGTGCGTGACGGCGTGGTGACCGATGAAATCAACTACCTGTCTGCTATTGAAGAAGGCAACTTCGTTATCGCCCAGGCGAACTCCAACCTGGATGAAGAAGGCCGCTTCGTAGAAGACCTGGTCACCTGTCGCAGCAAAGGCGAATCAAGCCTGTTCAGCCGCGACCAGGTTGACTACATGGACGTATCCACCCAACAGGTTGTTTCCGTTGGTGCTTCACTGATTCCATTCCTGGAACACGATGACGCCAACCGTGCATTGATGGGTGCGAACATGCAACGTCAGGCCGTACCTACCCTGCGCGCTGACAAGCCGCTGGTCGGTACCGGTATGGAACGCGCTGTAGCGGTTGACTCCGGCGTAACCGCCGTTGCCAAACGCGGCGGTGTGATCCAGTACGTGGATGCTTCCCGTATCGTTATCAAAGTTAACGAAGACGAGATGTACCCGGGCGAAGCAGGTATCGATATTTACAACCTGACCAAGTACACCCGTTCTAACCAGAACACCTGCATCAACCAGATGCCGTGTGTGAGTCTGGGTGAGCCAATCGAGCGCGGCGACGTGCTGGCGGATGGCCCATCGACAGACCTGGGCGAACTGGCACTGGGCCAGAACATGCGCGTAGCGTTCATGCCTTGGAACGGCTACAACTTCGAAGACTCCATCTTGGTCTCCGAGCGCGTGGTGCAGGAAGATCGCTTCACCACCATCCACATCCAGGAACTGGCGTGCGTGTCTCGCGACACCAAGCTGGGGCCTGAAGAGATCACCGCCGACATCCCTAACGTGGGTGAAGCTGCGCTCTCCAAGCTGGATGAATCCGGTATCGTGTATATCGGTGCGGAAGTGACCGGCGGTGACATCCTGGTCGGTAAGGTAACGCCTAAAGGCGAAACCCAGCTGACGCCGGAAGAGAAACTGCTGCGTGCGATCTTCGGTGAGAAAGCGTCTGACGTTAAAGACTCTTCTCTGCGTGTGCCGAACGGCGTTTCCGGTACGGTTATTGACGTGCAGGTCTTCACCCGCGATGGCGTGGAAAAAGACAAGCGTGCGTTGGAAATCGAAGAGATGCAGCTGAAGCAGGCGAAGAAAGACCTGACTGAAGAACTGCAGATCCTGGAAGCTGGCCTGTTTGCGCGTATCCACGCGGTGCTGGTTGCCGGTGGCATCGAAGCCGACAAGCTGAGCAAGCTGCCGCGCGATCGCTGGCTGGAACTGGGCCTGACCGACGAAGAGAAGCAAAACCAGCTGGAACAGCTGGCTGAGCAGTACGACGAACTGAAATCCGACTTCGAGAAGAAGCTGGAAGCCAAGCGTCGTAAGATCACTCAGGGCGACGATCTGGCGCCGGGCGTGCTGAAAATCGTCAAGGTTTATCTGGCCGTTAAACGTCAGATCCAACCGGGTGACAAGATGGCGGGCCGCCACGGTAACAAGGGTGTTATCTCCAAGATCAACCCGATCGAAGATATGCCTTACGATGAAAACGGCACGCCGGTAGACATCGTACTGAACCCGCTGGGCGTACCATCACGTATGAACATCGGTCAGATCCTGGAAACCCACCTGGGTATGGCTGCGAAAGGCATCGGTGAGAAGATCAACCAGATGCTGAAGCAGCAGCAGGAAGTGGCCAAGCTGCGTGAGTTCATCCAGAAGGCCTACGATCTGGGCGACGACGTTTGCCAGAAAGTTGATCTGAACACCTTCAGCGACGACGAAGTGCTGCGTCTGGCAGAGAACCTGAAAAAAGGTATGCCGATCGCAACGCCGGTGTTTGACGGTGCGAAAGAGACTGAAATCAAGCAACTGCTGGAAATGGGCGGTATCCCGACCTCCGGTCAGATCACGCTGTTCGATGGCCGTACCGGTGAGCAATTCGAGCGCCAGGTTACTGTCGGCTATATGTACATGCTGAAACTGAACCACTTGGTTGACGATAAAATGCACGCCCGTTCAACCGGTTCTTACAGCTTGGTGACTCAGCAACCTCTGGGTGGTAAAGCGCAGTTCGGTGGTCAACGCTTCGGTGAGATGGAAGTGTGGGCACTGGAAGCATACGGCGCGGCTTATACCCTGCAGGAAATGCTCACCGTTAAGTCGGATGACGTTAACGGCCGTACCAAGATGTACAAAAACATCGTGGATGGCGACCACCGGATGGAGCCAGGCATGCCGGAATCCTTCAACGTACTGTTGAAAGAAATCCGCTCGCTCGGCATCAACATCGAACTGGAAGACGAGTAATCGTCATTCCGGCTCAGGCTCCCCGCCTAAGGGAGCCTGAGGGTGGTTGTTCAGGTCACACGGGTACCTACTGCGGTTGTGGGTACCCAACAGGTTTAACTCCGACAGGAGCCAATCCGTGAAAGACTTATTGAAGTTTCTGAAAGCGCAAACTAAGACCGAAGAGTTTGATGCGATCAAGATTGCTCTGGCCTCGCCAGACATGATCCGTTCGTGGTCGTTCGGTGAAGTTAAGAAGCCGGAAACCATTAACTACCGTACGTTCAAACCTGAGCGTGACGGCCTTTTCTGCGCCCGTATCTTCGGGCCGGTAAAAGATTACGAGTGCCTGTGCGGTAAGTACAAGCGCTTGAAACACCGCGGCGTGATCTGTGAGAAGTGCGGCGTTGAAGTGACCCAGACCAAAGTGCGTCGTGAGCGCATGGGCCACATCGAGCTGGCTTCGCCGACCGCGCACATCTGGTTCCTGAAATCGCTGCCATCCCGCATCGGTTTGCTGCTGGATATGCCGCTGCGTGACATCGAACGCGTACTGTACTTCGAATCCTATGTGGTGGTCGAAGGCGGTATGACCAACCTCGAGCGTCGTCAGATCCTGACCGAAGAGCAGTATCTGGACGCGCTGGAAGAGTTCGGTGACGAATTCGACGCCAAGATGGGTGCGGAAGCCATTCAGGCCCTGTTGAAAAACATGGATCTGGAAGCCGAGTGCGAGCAGCTGCGTGAAGAGCTGAACGAAACCAACTCCGAAACCAAGCGCAAGAAGCTGACCAAGCGTATCAAGCTGCTGGAAGCGTTCGTACAGTCCGGCAACAAGCCGGAGTGGATGATCCTGACCGTGCTGCCGGTACTGCCGCCGGATCTGCGCCCGCTGGTTCCGCTGGATGGCGGTCGTTTCGCGACGTCGGATCTGAACGATCTGTATCGCCGCGTGATCAACCGTAACAACCGTCTGAAACGCCTGCTGGATCTGGCTGCGCCTGACATCATCGTGCGCAACGAAAAGCGTATGCTGCAAGAAGCGGTAGACGCCCTGCTGGATAACGGTCGTCGCGGTCGTGCCATCACCGGTTCCAACAAACGTCCTCTGAAATCTTTGGCCGACATGATCAAAGGTAAGCAGGGTCGTTTCCGTCAGAACCTGCTCGGTAAACGCGTTGACTACTCCGGCCGTTCCGTCATCACCGTAGGTCCATACCTGCGTCTGCATCAGTGCGGTCTGCCTAAAAAGATGGCGCTGGAGCTGTTCAAACCGTTCATCTACGGCAAGTTGGAGCTGCGTGGCCTGGCCACCACCATCAAAGCCGCCAAGAAAATGGTTGAGCGTGAAGAAGCCGTCGTTTGGGATATCCTGGACGAAGTGATCCGCGAACACCCGGTACTGCTGAACCGTGCACCAACCCTGCACCGTTTGGGTATCCAGGCGTTTGAACCGGTTCTGATCGAAGGTAAAGCGATCCAGCTGCACCCGCTGGTTTGTGCGGCCTATAACGCCGACTTCGACGGTGACCAGATGGCTGTTCACGTACCGCTGACGCTGGAAGCCCAGCTGGAAGCGCGTGCGCTGATGATGTCCACCAACAACATCCTGTCCCCAGCGAACGGCGAGCCAATCATCGTTCCTTCTCAGGACGTTGTACTGGGTCTGTACTACATGACCCGCGACTGTGTTAACGCCAAGGGCGAAGGCATGGTGCTGAACGGTTCCAAAGAAGCTGAGCGTGTTTACCGCGCCGGCCTGGCGTCTCTGCATGCGCGCGTTAAAGTGCGTATCACCGAAGACGTCAAGAACGCCGAAGGCGAATGGACTTCTCAGACCAGCATCATCGACACCACCATCGGCCGCGCCATCCTGTGGATGATCGTACCGAAAGGTCTGCCGTACTCGATCGTTAACCAGCCTTTGGGCAAGAAAGCGATCTCCAAGATGCTGAACACCTGTTACCGCATCCTGGGCCTGAAGCCGACCGTTATCTTTGCTGACCAGATCATGTACACCGGTTTTGCTTACGCAGCCCGTTCCGGCGCTTCCGTAGGTATCGACGACATGGTTATCCCGGCCAAGAAAGCGGAGATCATCGAAGAAGCGGAAACCGAAGTTGCCGAGATCCAGGAGCAGTTCCAGTCTGGTCTGGTTACCGCCGGCGAACGCTACAACAAAGTGATCGATATCTGGGCAGCAGCGAACGAACGCGTTGCGAAAGCGATGATGGAAAACCTGTCGGTAGAAGACGTGGTTAACCGTGACGGCGAAGTGGAACAGCAAGTTTCCTTCAACAGCATCTTTATGATGGCCGACTCCGGTGCGCGTGGTTCCGCCGCTCAGATTCGTCAGCTGGCCGGTATGCGTGGTCTGATGGCGAAGCCGGATGGCTCCATCATCGAAACGCCAATCACCGCGAACTTCCGTGAAGGTCTGAACGTACTCCAGTACTTCATCTCCACCCACGGTGCTCGTAAAGGTCTGGCGGATACCGCACTGAAAACCGCGAACTCCGGTTATCTGACTCGTCGTCTGGTTGACGTGGCGCAGGATCTGGTGGTGACCGAAGACGACTGTGGCACTCACGACGGCATCCTGATGACTCCGGTTATCGAAGGTGGCGACGTGAAAGAGCCGCTGCGTGAACGCGTTCTGGGCCGTGTGACGGCAGAAGATGTCCTCAAGCCGGGTACGGCGGACATTCTGGTGCCACGCAACACCCTGCTGAACGAGAAGGCGTGTGACCTGTTGGAAGAGAACTCTGTCGACAGCGTTAAAGTCCGTTCCGTGGTGAGCTGTGAAACCGACTTTGGTGTGTGTGCAAACTGCTACGGTCGCGACCTGGCACGTGGCCACATCATCAACAAAGGTGAAGCCATCGGCGTTATCGCGGCCCAGTCCATCGGTGAGCCGGGTACACAGCTGACGATGCGTACGTTCCACATCGGTGGTGCGGCATCTCGTGCGGCTGCTGAATCCAGCATCCAGGTGAAAAACAAGGGTAGCCTCAAGCTGAGCAACGTGAAGTTCGTTATGAACGCAGCGGGCAAGCTGGTGATCACCTCGCGTAACACCGAACTGAAACTGATCGACGAATTCGGCCGTACCAAAGAAAGCTACAAGGTGCCTTACGGTGCCGTGATGGGCAAAGGCGACGGTGAAGAAGTTAACGGCGGCGAAACCGTCGCTAACTGGGATCCGCACACCATGCCGGTCATCAGTGAAGTCAGCGGCTTCATTCGCTTCGCGGATATGGTTGACGGCCAGACCATTACTCGCCAGACCGACGAACTGACCGGTTTGTCTTCTCTGGTCGTACTGGACAGCGCAGAGCGTACCGGTAGCGGTAAAGACCTGCGTCCGGCACTGAAAATCGTTGACGCTCAGGGCGAAGACGTATTGATCCCAGGTACTGATATGCCTGCTCAATACTTCCTGCCGGGCAAAGCGATCGTTCAGCTGGAAGACGGCATTCAGATCGGTGCGGGTGATACCCTGGCGCGTATTCCTCAGGAATCCGGCGGTACCAAGGATATTACCGGTGGTCTGCCGCGCGTTGCCGACCTGTTCGAAGCACGTCGTCCGAAAGAGCCGGCAATCCTGGCTGAAATCAGCGGGATTATCTCGTTCGGTAAAGAGACCAAAGGTAAACGTCGCCTGGTGATCTCTCCGCTGGACGGCAGCGACGCTTACGAAGAGATGATTCCGAAATGGCGTCAGCTCAACGTGTTCGAAGGCGAAGTGGTGGAGCGTGGCGACGTCGTTTCTGACGGCCCAGAGTCTCCGCACGACATTCTGCGTCTGCGTGGCGTGCATGCGGTTACCCGCTACATCACCAACGAAGTGCAGGAAGTTTACCGTCTGCAAGGCGTTAAGATTAACGATAAGCACATCGAAGTTATCGTTCGTCAGATGCTGCGTAAAGGCACCATCGTTAGCGCTGGTGGCTCCGAGTTCCTGGAAGGCGAGCAGGCTGAAGTGTCTCGCGTCAAGATTGCCAACCGTCAGCTGGAAGCTGAAGGTAAAATCGCGGCAACCTTCTCGCGCGATCTGCTGGGTATCACCAAGGCTTCCTTGGCGACCGAGTCCTTCATCTCCGCTGCATCGTTCCAGGAAACGACGCGCGTTCTGACCGAAGCTGCCGTAGCCGGCAAGCGTGATGAACTGCGTGGCCTGAAAGAGAACGTCATCGTGGGCCGTCTGATCCCAGCCGGTACCGGTTACGCTTATCATCAGGATCGCATGCGTCGTCGTGCTCAGGGTGAAGCGCCGGTTGTTCCGCAAGTCAGCGCGGAAGAAGCGACGGCTAACCTGGCCGAGCTGCTCAACGCAGGCCTGGGCGGCAGCGACGACGAGTAATCGTCATCCGCGCCGCGGGCCCGGCATGCCGGGCCCATCGCCAGATAAACCGCCCCCTCGGGGGCGGTTTTTTTTCGCCTCATGCCGGGGAAGAGCAAACTTTGCTACTATGGTTACAGCAGAAATTGACCGGCGCTTTTTACCTGATAACCAAGGACAGTGCGAACATGGACAGCCTCATTACCTTCGAGAAACTGACGGCGCAACACCTGCCTTACCTGTATGAGATCCGCTTTTCCGTTGAAGAAAACCTGCTGCACCCGCATCAGATCCAGTATCTGCAGCGCAAACAGGCGCTGGAGGATATCGACCAGGGCGGCGGCTGGATCTGCAAGCATGGCGACGACTATGCCGGCGTTGGTTTCGGGTTATTCATCCCTGAACCGCTGATCGGCGGCCTGTTCGTGAAGCCGGAATACCAGTCGAAGGGGATCGGCTCCGCCTTGCTGGCACGGGTCACTACCTGGATGTTTGAGCACGGCGCCGAAGCGATCCACTTAACCACCGATCCCGGCTCCAAAGCCGAAGGCTTTTATCAACATCATGGCTGGGTCGTGGTCGGGCAGGATGAGTTTGGCCAGGCCGAACTGGTGAAACGCAAAGAGGGTGAATAATGACAATCAAAGGATTGATGACGTTCCTGCTGCTTTCGCTGTTCAGCGCGCCGCTGTATGCGGCCGTTGACTATTTTTACCTCAAACCGCTCGACGGCGAGAAGATCAAGATAACTCGGCAGATGCTGGAAGCGATGCCGCGGCATACGATTAAAACCTCGACCAATTTCACCCCGGAAGATACGTTCACCGGCGTTGAGTTTGCGGAGCTGGTGAAAGCCTATCACCTGAAAGGCCAGTCGGTGCGCGCCTTCGCCTGGGATGATTACTCCTATTCGATGCCGATCGATGAGATGATTAAATACCGCGTGATCGTCGCCTACCAGCGCGGCGGTAAGCCGATCGACGTTGGGGAACTGGGGCCGTTCGCCATTATTTATCCGCGCGATGGCTACGCCGAGCTGAATAACCTGGATGTGAATGCGAAAACCGTCTGGCAAGTTAAACGGTTGGATCTGAAATAAGATGAGCAAAAAACTGATCGGTACTCTTATCGCGTTGGTTGCCATCTTTTCCTTATTGATTTTGTTGATTGCTATTAACTTCGGCGGCGTAAAAGAACGCTATAAGCAGATCGAGCCCAATCTGGACAACTACTCGGTGGCCGAGATCCTCTTTCTGGC is part of the Serratia marcescens genome and encodes:
- a CDS encoding oxidoreductase; translation: MTIKGLMTFLLLSLFSAPLYAAVDYFYLKPLDGEKIKITRQMLEAMPRHTIKTSTNFTPEDTFTGVEFAELVKAYHLKGQSVRAFAWDDYSYSMPIDEMIKYRVIVAYQRGGKPIDVGELGPFAIIYPRDGYAELNNLDVNAKTVWQVKRLDLK
- the rpoB gene encoding DNA-directed RNA polymerase subunit beta codes for the protein MVYSYTEKKRIRKDFGKRPQVLDIPYLLSIQLDSFQKFIEQDPEGQYGLEAAFRSVFPIQSYSGNSELQYVSYRLGEPVFDVKECQIRGVTFSAPLRVKLRLVIYEREAPEGTVKDIKEQEVYMGEIPLMTENGTFVINGTERVIVSQLHRSPGVFFDSDKGKTHSSGKVLYNARIIPYRGSWLDFEFDPKDNLFVRIDRRRKLPATIILRALNYTTEQILDLFFDKIVFEIRDNKLQMELVPERLRGETASFDIEANGKIYVEKGRRITARHIRQLEKDDIQSIEVPVEYIAGKVVAKDYIDTNTGELICAANMELSLDLLAKLSQSGHKRIETLFTNDLDHGAYISETLRVDPTSDRLSSLVEIYRMMRPGEPPTREAAESLFENLFFSEDRYDLSAVGRMKFNRSLLRDEIEGSGILSKDDIIEVMKKLIDIRNGKGEVDDIDHLGNRRIRSVGEMAENQFRVGLVRVERAVKERLSLGDLDTLMPQDMINAKPISAAVKEFFGSSQLSQFMDQNNPLSEITHKRRISALGPGGLTRERAGFEVRDVHPTHYGRVCPIETPEGPNIGLINSLSVYAQTNEYGFLETPYRRVRDGVVTDEINYLSAIEEGNFVIAQANSNLDEEGRFVEDLVTCRSKGESSLFSRDQVDYMDVSTQQVVSVGASLIPFLEHDDANRALMGANMQRQAVPTLRADKPLVGTGMERAVAVDSGVTAVAKRGGVIQYVDASRIVIKVNEDEMYPGEAGIDIYNLTKYTRSNQNTCINQMPCVSLGEPIERGDVLADGPSTDLGELALGQNMRVAFMPWNGYNFEDSILVSERVVQEDRFTTIHIQELACVSRDTKLGPEEITADIPNVGEAALSKLDESGIVYIGAEVTGGDILVGKVTPKGETQLTPEEKLLRAIFGEKASDVKDSSLRVPNGVSGTVIDVQVFTRDGVEKDKRALEIEEMQLKQAKKDLTEELQILEAGLFARIHAVLVAGGIEADKLSKLPRDRWLELGLTDEEKQNQLEQLAEQYDELKSDFEKKLEAKRRKITQGDDLAPGVLKIVKVYLAVKRQIQPGDKMAGRHGNKGVISKINPIEDMPYDENGTPVDIVLNPLGVPSRMNIGQILETHLGMAAKGIGEKINQMLKQQQEVAKLREFIQKAYDLGDDVCQKVDLNTFSDDEVLRLAENLKKGMPIATPVFDGAKETEIKQLLEMGGIPTSGQITLFDGRTGEQFERQVTVGYMYMLKLNHLVDDKMHARSTGSYSLVTQQPLGGKAQFGGQRFGEMEVWALEAYGAAYTLQEMLTVKSDDVNGRTKMYKNIVDGDHRMEPGMPESFNVLLKEIRSLGINIELEDE
- a CDS encoding GNAT family N-acetyltransferase, with product MDSLITFEKLTAQHLPYLYEIRFSVEENLLHPHQIQYLQRKQALEDIDQGGGWICKHGDDYAGVGFGLFIPEPLIGGLFVKPEYQSKGIGSALLARVTTWMFEHGAEAIHLTTDPGSKAEGFYQHHGWVVVGQDEFGQAELVKRKEGE
- the rpoC gene encoding DNA-directed RNA polymerase subunit beta', which gives rise to MKDLLKFLKAQTKTEEFDAIKIALASPDMIRSWSFGEVKKPETINYRTFKPERDGLFCARIFGPVKDYECLCGKYKRLKHRGVICEKCGVEVTQTKVRRERMGHIELASPTAHIWFLKSLPSRIGLLLDMPLRDIERVLYFESYVVVEGGMTNLERRQILTEEQYLDALEEFGDEFDAKMGAEAIQALLKNMDLEAECEQLREELNETNSETKRKKLTKRIKLLEAFVQSGNKPEWMILTVLPVLPPDLRPLVPLDGGRFATSDLNDLYRRVINRNNRLKRLLDLAAPDIIVRNEKRMLQEAVDALLDNGRRGRAITGSNKRPLKSLADMIKGKQGRFRQNLLGKRVDYSGRSVITVGPYLRLHQCGLPKKMALELFKPFIYGKLELRGLATTIKAAKKMVEREEAVVWDILDEVIREHPVLLNRAPTLHRLGIQAFEPVLIEGKAIQLHPLVCAAYNADFDGDQMAVHVPLTLEAQLEARALMMSTNNILSPANGEPIIVPSQDVVLGLYYMTRDCVNAKGEGMVLNGSKEAERVYRAGLASLHARVKVRITEDVKNAEGEWTSQTSIIDTTIGRAILWMIVPKGLPYSIVNQPLGKKAISKMLNTCYRILGLKPTVIFADQIMYTGFAYAARSGASVGIDDMVIPAKKAEIIEEAETEVAEIQEQFQSGLVTAGERYNKVIDIWAAANERVAKAMMENLSVEDVVNRDGEVEQQVSFNSIFMMADSGARGSAAQIRQLAGMRGLMAKPDGSIIETPITANFREGLNVLQYFISTHGARKGLADTALKTANSGYLTRRLVDVAQDLVVTEDDCGTHDGILMTPVIEGGDVKEPLRERVLGRVTAEDVLKPGTADILVPRNTLLNEKACDLLEENSVDSVKVRSVVSCETDFGVCANCYGRDLARGHIINKGEAIGVIAAQSIGEPGTQLTMRTFHIGGAASRAAAESSIQVKNKGSLKLSNVKFVMNAAGKLVITSRNTELKLIDEFGRTKESYKVPYGAVMGKGDGEEVNGGETVANWDPHTMPVISEVSGFIRFADMVDGQTITRQTDELTGLSSLVVLDSAERTGSGKDLRPALKIVDAQGEDVLIPGTDMPAQYFLPGKAIVQLEDGIQIGAGDTLARIPQESGGTKDITGGLPRVADLFEARRPKEPAILAEISGIISFGKETKGKRRLVISPLDGSDAYEEMIPKWRQLNVFEGEVVERGDVVSDGPESPHDILRLRGVHAVTRYITNEVQEVYRLQGVKINDKHIEVIVRQMLRKGTIVSAGGSEFLEGEQAEVSRVKIANRQLEAEGKIAATFSRDLLGITKASLATESFISAASFQETTRVLTEAAVAGKRDELRGLKENVIVGRLIPAGTGYAYHQDRMRRRAQGEAPVVPQVSAEEATANLAELLNAGLGGSDDE